The genomic region TAAGGTCTTACCATATCGCTGTGTTACCCCAGATATATCTACTACGAAATCGGATGATTTGGGTTTATCGACCATGTTAAAGCTCTGGAAATTTGTTTAGATTTTCTGGCCACTTGGCCTCTGAATTGAGACGAACATAGGCCACACCAGGTATTCCCGGTTTTATCCAAGCTTGATATTTCGTAAGCACTCTTGGATCGATCTGGACCTTTACCCTAAATACTAACTTTTGGCGTTCGGAGGTGGTTTCCACCTCTTTTGGTGTGAACTGCGCCTTTGCAGAAACGAAAGATACCCGTGCTGGAACAGCGAGATCAGTGGCGGTATCCGCAACAATTCTGGCTTCTGCTCCAATGGCTACTCTTCCTACTTCCCTTTCTGGTAAGAATATAGTCATATACACGTCCGTGAGGTCAATGATTGTTAATATTTTTCCACCAGAGGGAATGACCTCTCCGGGTTCTGCGAGCCGATATTGTACTCGTCCGGTGATGGGGGTTTTGAGTATACTATCCTCGATGTCAGACTTGATTCGTTCAGTTTCTGCCCGTGCAGCTTCAATCGATGATTCCGCTCCAGCTACCTGAGTTTCGGCTCCCGCATACGAAGCAACTGCGGTCTCATGCTTTGTTCTTGCTTGATCATATTCCTCGAGTGATATGTTCCCATCCACATATAGTTTCTCAGCTCTCATCAGGTTCCTCTTTGCCAGATTGGATTCGCTCTCTCGTTGCTTTACGATTGCCTCTGCATATGCCTTTTCTTTCATAGCCTGTTCCATCTTTGCTTGTGCTTGCCTGAGCTGTGCTTCGAGCGATTCGGT from Thermodesulfobacteriota bacterium harbors:
- a CDS encoding efflux RND transporter periplasmic adaptor subunit, producing the protein MTDTKSKKLLLSVVILALIILGAAAWWFYLRRPPLEGFAEGNGRIEATEVDIATKFQGRIDEILFDEGDLVKAGQVVARMDTESLEAQLRQAQAKMEQAMKEKAYAEAIVKQRESESNLAKRNLMRAEKLYVDGNISLEEYDQARTKHETAVASYAGAETQVAGAESSIEAARAETERIKSDIEDSILKTPITGRVQYRLAEPGEVIPSGGKILTIIDLTDVYMTIFLPEREVGRVAIGAEARIVADTATDLAVPARVSFVSAKAQFTPKEVETTSERQKLVFRVKVQIDPRVLTKYQAWIKPGIPGVAYVRLNSEAKWPENLNKFPEL